From a region of the Clostridia bacterium genome:
- a CDS encoding carbohydrate kinase, with product MNIIIYDFGTSSLKTCLFNVDNGGLALEASSNASYGLYVLENGGAEQDPGEWWQAICKTTKELFDKTEVKPEEISGIAFCAQMQGVVLVDENGKALRRAMSYMDCRGAKEFNDCMGKGIVKVSGCSLYKLLRNLRVNYAGSTSVKDPVWKYKWVENNEPELFAKVDKWLDVGDYLVSRCIGKIIRTADSAFATFLYDTRNGREGWNKGLLKMYKVKPKHLPPIINSTDLAGSLTEEAAKDLGLKAGTPVFGGGGDTTFVNIGAGCTTPGDTHIYVGTSGWVSTFLDYQTVDINAMITGVLSAIPGYFNYYAELETAGMCYEWVKNHLALDEINVYLEKNE from the coding sequence ATGAATATTATTATTTATGATTTCGGGACAAGCAGCCTGAAGACCTGCCTGTTTAACGTCGACAACGGCGGGCTCGCCCTCGAGGCGTCTTCAAACGCCTCATACGGTCTTTACGTTCTTGAAAACGGCGGCGCCGAGCAGGATCCCGGGGAATGGTGGCAGGCGATCTGTAAAACGACAAAAGAGCTCTTTGACAAAACGGAGGTCAAGCCCGAAGAGATTTCCGGTATTGCCTTCTGCGCGCAGATGCAGGGGGTCGTCCTCGTCGATGAAAACGGGAAAGCGCTGCGCCGGGCGATGAGCTATATGGACTGCCGGGGAGCAAAGGAATTCAACGACTGTATGGGGAAAGGGATCGTCAAGGTGTCCGGATGCAGTCTCTATAAGCTTCTTCGTAATCTGCGCGTGAATTACGCCGGATCGACAAGCGTCAAAGATCCCGTATGGAAGTATAAGTGGGTCGAAAACAACGAGCCGGAACTCTTCGCCAAGGTCGACAAATGGCTTGACGTAGGCGACTATCTTGTTTCGCGCTGTATCGGGAAGATCATAAGGACTGCGGATTCCGCCTTTGCGACGTTCCTCTACGATACCCGCAATGGCAGGGAGGGCTGGAACAAAGGGCTTTTGAAGATGTATAAGGTCAAACCCAAACACCTCCCCCCCATAATAAACAGCACCGATCTCGCCGGCTCTCTGACCGAAGAAGCGGCGAAAGACCTCGGCCTGAAAGCGGGCACGCCTGTTTTCGGCGGCGGAGGCGACACGACCTTCGTCAACATCGGCGCGGGATGTACGACGCCGGGCGACACGCATATCTACGTCGGGACGTCGGGCTGGGTATCAACTTTTCTTGACTATCAGACGGTCGATATCAACGCCATGATAACAGGCGTTCTGTCGGCGATCCCCGGTTATTTCAACTACTATGCCGAGCTTGAAACGGCGGGCATGTGCTACGAATGGGTCAAAAACCACCTCGCTTTGGATGAAATCAACGTTTATCTTGAGAAAAACGAGG